In Musa acuminata AAA Group cultivar baxijiao chromosome BXJ2-10, Cavendish_Baxijiao_AAA, whole genome shotgun sequence, a genomic segment contains:
- the LOC135625826 gene encoding uncharacterized protein LOC135625826 yields MFFVHKRLFCLLSCNKSTVHVSSYQLCSLFSFSTAEEHSSNHGSNFTLVDPLESCELSSKEAAKRAKDRICEKELSSSSPSIEFFKQSGWSDPLVMKLLQREPRLLRANVETILKPRMRSLQDMGFSDTEIVQLVSSCPCLLYLRDIQPRIDFWRSLLGSNERLIKASRRNMFLLTSSVARKVEPNISLLRECGISEQCITQMVVALPSFFCRTNKCIDESIKHVEELGVSRDCKMFPDALLNVMTLSWSRFHATFATLMSFGWSQPDSLAAFRRYPVIWNYSKKNLCDKMTFLMKEAGCELTYIIGHPVLLTYSLEKRLRPRYEVMNFLYQNKLLDKGHDLLSVILLSEEKFRNKFLFLLCNEKFIALYDTYVAAVQGKHHVVAEN; encoded by the coding sequence ATGTTTTTCGTGCACAAGAGGCTCTTTTGCCTTCTCTCATGTAACAAGTCCACCGTCCATGTTTCTTCCTATCAACTCTGCAGTCTGTTTAGCTTTTCCACTGCCGAAGAGCACAGTTCAAATCATGGATCCAACTTTACGTTGGTCGACCCCCTTGAGTCATGTGAACTTTCCTCAAAAGAGGCTGCAAAAAGGGCCAAGGATCGCATctgtgaaaaagaactttcaagttCAAGTCCTTCCATTGAGTTCTTCAAGCAGAGCGGTTGGAGTGATCCACTAGTCATGAAGCTTTTGCAGAGGGAACCCAGGCTTCTACGTGCTAACGTAGAGACTATCCTgaagcccaggatgagatctttgcaggacatgggattttctgacACTGAAATAGTTCAGCTGGTTTCATCATGTCCGTGTCTGCTCTATTTACGTGATATCCAACCAAGGATCGACTTCTGGAGGTCACTACTTGGTTCTAATGAGAGATTAATTAAAGCCAGCAGGAggaacatgtttctccttacttctAGCGTGGCTCGAAAGGTTGAGCCCAATATATCTCTCTTGAGGGAATGTGGCATCAGTGAGCAATGCATCACGCAGATGGTGGTGGCATTACCGAGTTTTTTTTGTCGAACGAACAAATGTATCGACGAATCTATCAAACATGTTGAGGAGTTGGGTGTGTCACGTGACTGTAAAATGTTCCCTGATGCACTTTTAAATGTCATGACCCTGAGCTGGTCTAGGTTTCATGCTACTTTTGCTACCCTGATGAGCTTTGGGTGGTCCCAACCAGACAGCCTTGCTGCATTCAGGAGGTATCCAGTCATTTGGAATTACTCAAAGAAGAACTTATGTGACAAGATGACATTCCTGATGAAGGAAGCTGGTTGTGAGCTGACATATATCATTGGTCATCCCGTGCTTCTTACATAtagcttggagaagaggttgaGACCTCGATATGAAGTTATGAATTTTCTTTATCAGAATAAATTGCTGGATAAAGGACATGACCTGCTATCTGTCATCCTGCTCTCTGAAGAGAAGTTCAGAAACAAATTCCTTTTCCTGCTATGCAACGAGAAATTTATTGCTCTATATGATACCTATGTTGCTGCCGTGCAGGGAAAGCACCACGTTGTTGCGGAAAACTAG
- the LOC135625557 gene encoding transcription termination factor MTERF5, chloroplastic-like, whose translation MFFVQKRLFCLLSCNKSTVHVSSYQLCSLFSFSTAEEHSSNHGSNFTLVDPLESCELSSKEAAKRAKDRFCEKELSSSSPSIEFFKQSGWSDAQVMKLMQWEPRFLRANVETLLKPRMRSLQDMGFSDTEIVQLVSSCPTLLFLRDIQPRINFWRSLLGSNERLIKASRRNKFLLISSMARKIEPNISLLREGGISEQCITQMVVAVPSFFCRTNKCINESIKHVEELGVSRDCKMFPHALSTVMTLSRSRFDATLATLMSFGWSQADSLAVFRRHPVIWNYSKKNLCDKMTFLMKEAGCELTYIIYRPVLLTYSLEKRLRPRYEVINFLDQNKLLDKGHSLLSVVMLSEEKFRNKFLFLLRKENFIAQYDSYVVAVRGKHYVVVEN comes from the coding sequence ATGTTTTTCGTGCAGAAGAGGCTCTTTTGCCTTCTCTCATGTAACAAGTCCACCGTCCATGTTTCCTCCTATCAACTCTGCAGTCTGTTTAGCTTTTCCACTGCCGAAGAGCACAGTTCAAATCATGGGTCCAACTTTACGTTGGTCGACCCCCTTGAGTCATGTGAACTTTCCTCAAAAGAGGCTGCAAAAAGGGCCAAGGATCGCTTctgtgaaaaagaactttcaagttcaagtccttccattgagttctttaagcagaGCGGTTGGAGTGATGCACAAGTCATGAAGCTTATGCAGTGGGAACCCAGGTTTCTACGTGCTAACGTAGAGACTCTCCTgaagcccaggatgagatctttgcaggacatgggattttctgacACTGAAATAGTTCAGCTGGTTTCATCATGTCCGACTCTGCTCTTTCTACGTGATATCCAACCAAGGATCAACTTCTGGAGGTCACTACTTGGTTCTAATGAGAGGTTAATTAAAGCCAGCAGGAGGAACAAGTTTCTCCTTATTTCTAGCATGGCTCGAAAGATTGAGCCCAATATATCTCTCTTGAGGGAAGGTGGCATCAGTGAGCAATGCATCACGCAGATGGTGGTGGCAGTACCGAGTTTTTTTTGTCGAACGAACAAATGTATCAACGAATCTATCAAACATGTTGAGGAGTTGGGTGTGTCACGTGACTGTAAAATGTTCCCTCATGCACTTTCAACAGTCATGACCTTGAGCAGGTCCAGGTTTGATGCTACCTTGGCAACCTTGATGAGCTTTGGGTGGTCCCAAGCAGACAGCCTTGCTGTATTCAGGAGGCATCCAGTCATTTGGAATTACTCAAAGAAGAACTTATGTGATAAGATGACATTCCTGATGAAGGAAGCTGGTTGTGAGCTGACATATATCATTTATCGTCCTGTGCTTCTTACATAtagcttggagaagaggttgaGGCCTCGATATGAAGTTATCAATTTTCTTGATCAGAATAAATTGCTTGATAAAGGACATAGCCTGCTATCTGTCGTGATGCTATCTGAAGAGAAGTTCAGAAACAAATTCCTTTTCCTGCTACGCAAGGAGAATTTTATTGCTCAATATGATTCCTATGTTGTTGCTGTGCGGGGAAAGCACTACGTTGTTGTGGAAAACTAG
- the LOC135586348 gene encoding protein SEEDLING LETHAL 1, chloroplastic-like codes for MFLVQKRLFCLLSCNKSTVHVSSYQLCSLFSFSTAEEHSSNHGSNFTLVDPLESCELSSKEAAKRAKDRICEKELSSSSPSIEFFKQSGWSDPLVMKLLQREPRLLRANVETILKPRMRSLQDMGFSDTEIVQLVSSCPSLLHFRDIQPRINFWRSLLGSNEMLIKACRRNMFLLASSLARKIEPNISLLRECGISEQHIAQMVVRLPSFLCHTEKCKEAIKHVEELGVSRDCKMFPYALLTVMTLSRSRFDATFATLMSFGWSQPDSLATFRRYPVIWNYSKKNLSDKITFLMKEAGCELTYIIGHPALLTFSLEKRLRPRCDVMNFLDHNKLLDKGHDLLSVMLLTEEKFRNKFLFLLRKEKFIAQYDSYVVAVHGKHDVIAEN; via the coding sequence ATGTTTTtggtgcagaagaggctctttTGCCTTCTCTCGTGTAACAAGTCCACTGTCCATGTTTCCTCCTATCAACTCTGCAGTCTGTTTAGCTTTTCCACTGCCGAAGAGCACAGTTCAAATCATGGATCCAACTTTACGTTGGTCGACCCCCTTGAGTCATGTGAACTTTCCTCAAAAGAGGCTGCAAAAAGGGCCAAGGATCGCATctgtgaaaaagaactttcaagttCAAGTCCTTCCATTGAGTTCTTCAAGCAGAGCGGTTGGAGTGATCCACTAGTCATGAAGCTTTTGCAGAGGGAACCCAGGCTTCTACGTGCTAACGTAGAGACTATCCTgaagcccaggatgagatctttgcaggacatgggattttctgacACTGAAATAGTTCAGCTGGTTTCATCATGTCCGAGTCTGCTCCATTTTCGTGATATCCAACCAAGGATCAACTTCTGGAGGTCACTTCTTGGTTCTAATGAGATGTTAATTAAAGCCTGCAGGAGGAACATGTTTCTCCTTGCTTCTAGCTTGGCTCGAAAGATTGAGCCCAATATATCTCTCTTGAGGGAATGTGGCATCAGTGAGCAACACATCGCGCAGATGGTAGTGAGACTACCAAGTTTTTTATGTCATACAGAAAAATGTAAGGAAGCGATCAAACATGTTGAGGAGTTGGGTGTGTCACGTGACTGTAAAATGTTCCCTTATGCACTTTTAACAGTCATGACCTTGAGCAGGTCCAGGTTTGATGCTACCTTTGCAACCTTGATGAGCTTTGGGTGGTCCCAACCAGACAGCCTTGCTACATTCAGGAGGTATCCAGTCATTTGGAATTACTCAAAGAAGAACTTATCTGACAAGATCACATTCCTGATGAAGGAAGCTGGTTGTGAGCTGACATATATCATTGGCCATCCCGCGCTTCTTACATTtagcttggagaagaggttgaGACCTCGATGTGATGTTatgaattttcttgatcataataaattGCTGGATAAAGGACATGACCTGCTATCTGTCATGCTGCTAACTGAAGAGAAGTTCAGAAACAAATTCCTTTTCCTGCTACGCAAGGAGAAATTTATTGCTCAATATGATTCCTATGTTGTTGCTGTGCACGGAAAGCATGACGTTATTGCGGAAAACTAG
- the LOC135581276 gene encoding uncharacterized protein LOC135581276 has translation MFLVQKRLFCLLSCNKSTIHVSSYQLCSLFRFSTAEEHSSNHGSNFTLVDPLESCELSSKEAAKRAKDRICEKELTSSSPSIEFFKQSGWSDALVMKLLQREPRLLLANVETALKPRMRSLQDMGFSDTEIIQLVSSCPTLLRLSDIQPRINFWRSLLGSNERLIKASRRNIFLLTSSLAQKIEPNISLLRECGISEQCITQMLVVVPSFFCRKNNCVNESIKRVEEFGVSRDSKMFPQVLLTVMTLSWSRFHATFETLMSFGWSQPDSIAAFSRYPVIWNYSKKNLSDKMTFLMKEAGCELTYIVGHPMLLTYSLEKRLRPRYEVMNFLDQNKLLDKGHDLLSVILLSEEKFRNKFLSLLRKEKFIAQYDSYVVAVRGKHYVVVEN, from the coding sequence ATGTTTTTGGTGCAGAAAAGGCTCTTTTGCCTTCTCTCATGTAACAAGTCCACCATCCATGTTTCCTCCTATCAACTCTGCAGTCTGTTTAGATTTTCCACTGCCGAAGAGCACAGTTCAAATCATGGATCAAACTTTACGTTGGTCGACCCCCTTGAGTCATGTGAACTTTCCTCAAAAGAGGCTGCAAAAAGGGCCAAGGATCGCATCTGTGAAAAAGAACTTACAAGTTCAAGTCCTTCCATTGAGTTCTTCAAGCAGAGCGGTTGGAGTGATGCACTAGTCATGAAGCTTTTGCAGAGGGAACCCAGGTTGTTGCTCGCTAATGTAGAGACTGCCCTGAAGCCCAGGATGAGATCCTtgcaggacatgggattttctgacACTGAAATAATTCAGCTGGTTTCATCATGTCCTACTCTGCTCCGTTTAAGTGATATCCAACCAAGGATCAACTTCTGGAGGTCACTTCTTGGTTCTAATGAGAGGTTAATTAAAGCCAGCAGGAGGAACATATTTCTCCTTACTTCTAGCTTGGCTCAAAAGATTGAGCCCAATATATCTCTCTTGAGGGAATGTGGCATCAGTGAGCAATGCATCACGCAGATGCTGGTGGTAGTACCGAGTTTTTTTTGTCGAAAGAACAATTGTGTCAATGAATCTATCAAACGTGTTGAGGAGTTTGGTGTGTCACGTGACAGTAAAATGTTCCCTCAGGTACTTTTAACAGTCATGACCCTCAGCTGGTCCAGGTTTCATGCTACTTTTGAAACCCTGATGAGCTTTGGGTGGTCCCAACCAGACAGCATTGCTGCATTCAGTAGGTATCCAGTCATTTGGAATTACTCAAAGAAGAACTTATCTGACAAGATGACATTCCTGATGAAGGAAGCTGGTTGTGAGCTGACATATATCGTTGGTCATCCCATGCTTCTTACATAtagcttggagaagaggttgaGACCTCGATATGAAGTTATGAATTTTCTTGATCAGAATAAATTGCTGGATAAAGGACATGACCTGCTATCTGTCATCCTGCTATCTGAAGAGAAGTTCAGAAACAAATTCCTTTCCCTGCTACGCAAGGAGAAATTTATTGCTCAATATGATTCCTATGTTGTTGCTGTGCGGGGAAAGCACTACGTTGTTGTGGAAAACTAG